A genomic segment from Yimella sp. cx-51 encodes:
- a CDS encoding ABC transporter ATP-binding protein, whose protein sequence is MRTSVHDHGSPTDRPLRAMWQRYRAYRGRFMAAVLFSSLNKIFDVVPELLIGAAVDVVVRGDESFVGSALGVESRHAQLAWLAAINVVVWLLESLTEYIAAVLFRGLSQSVEHDLRIEAYDHAQRLDLGWHERRPQGATLAIVNDDINQLERFLDVGVPRILQTALNILLVGAVFAFASWQLLLFAVVPIPFIIGGALLFQRRLEPLYARVRQGVADLSAALSANIAGLATVKAFTAEDRERDRIEAVSDAYREANVHAIRASAAFVPIVRTAILAGFTCTLLIGGWQVLDGELEVGMYSVLVFMTQRLLWPLTDVAEVLDLYQRGRASIVRVLGLLDERALVQPGSNTLPEPVTGRIGLRAVRAGYADGPDVLHGIDLVIPAGETHAVVGATGAGKSTLLRQLLRFDDPRSGAVLLDGQDVRDLDWESLRGSMGYVAQDVYLFAGSLADNIAYGRPDATREQIRAAAAAAAALEVIEALPEGLDTWVGERGVTLSGGQRQRIALARALLREPPVLVLDEATSAVDNETEAAIQRSLRTATMGRTAVVVAHRLSTIRNAHRIWVLEAGRIVESGTHDELVAHNGLYAALWKVQTGDTATDPQV, encoded by the coding sequence GTGAGGACATCAGTGCACGACCACGGCTCCCCGACCGACCGTCCGTTGCGAGCAATGTGGCAGCGCTATCGCGCCTATCGCGGCAGGTTCATGGCCGCAGTGCTCTTCTCGAGCTTGAACAAGATCTTCGATGTCGTTCCCGAGCTCCTCATCGGCGCGGCCGTCGACGTCGTGGTCCGGGGCGACGAATCGTTCGTTGGCAGTGCCTTGGGCGTCGAGTCGCGGCACGCGCAACTGGCGTGGCTGGCGGCCATCAATGTCGTCGTGTGGTTGCTGGAGAGCCTCACCGAATACATCGCCGCAGTGCTCTTCCGCGGACTGTCACAGTCGGTCGAGCACGACCTGCGCATCGAGGCGTACGACCACGCACAACGTCTTGATCTCGGCTGGCACGAACGGCGACCGCAGGGCGCGACCCTCGCGATCGTCAACGACGACATCAACCAACTCGAACGCTTCCTCGACGTCGGCGTGCCCCGCATCCTGCAGACAGCGCTCAACATTTTGCTGGTCGGCGCGGTCTTCGCATTCGCCTCCTGGCAACTGCTGCTCTTCGCTGTGGTGCCGATCCCGTTCATCATCGGCGGGGCACTGCTCTTCCAGCGTCGCCTCGAGCCGTTGTACGCGCGGGTGCGCCAGGGAGTGGCTGATCTGTCGGCCGCGCTGTCGGCGAACATCGCCGGTCTGGCAACGGTCAAGGCGTTCACCGCCGAGGACCGCGAGCGCGATCGGATCGAGGCGGTCTCCGACGCCTACCGGGAAGCCAACGTGCACGCGATCCGGGCTTCCGCAGCGTTCGTGCCGATCGTCCGGACGGCGATCCTTGCCGGCTTCACGTGCACCTTGCTCATCGGCGGCTGGCAGGTGCTCGACGGCGAGCTCGAGGTCGGCATGTACTCCGTGCTGGTCTTCATGACCCAGCGGCTGCTCTGGCCGTTGACCGATGTCGCTGAAGTGCTCGACCTCTACCAGCGCGGGCGCGCCTCCATCGTCCGCGTGCTCGGCCTCCTCGACGAGCGCGCGCTCGTGCAGCCGGGGTCGAACACCTTGCCCGAGCCGGTCACCGGACGGATCGGGTTGCGGGCGGTGCGCGCGGGTTATGCCGACGGACCGGACGTGTTGCACGGCATCGATCTGGTCATTCCTGCGGGAGAAACGCATGCGGTCGTCGGCGCGACGGGAGCCGGGAAGTCGACGCTGCTGCGCCAGCTGCTCCGGTTCGACGACCCGCGCTCGGGTGCGGTGTTGCTCGACGGTCAGGACGTGCGCGACCTGGACTGGGAGTCGTTGCGGGGATCGATGGGCTATGTGGCACAGGACGTCTACCTGTTCGCCGGCAGCCTGGCCGACAACATCGCCTACGGTCGCCCCGACGCCACCCGGGAGCAGATCAGGGCGGCGGCAGCTGCAGCCGCCGCGCTCGAAGTGATCGAAGCACTGCCCGAGGGTCTGGACACCTGGGTGGGCGAACGAGGCGTGACCTTGTCCGGCGGACAACGGCAGCGCATTGCCCTGGCCCGAGCTCTTCTTCGTGAGCCCCCTGTGCTCGTGCTGGACGAGGCAACGAGTGCCGTCGACAACGAGACCGAAGCCGCGATCCAGCGATCGTTGCGCACCGCCACGATGGGCCGCACGGCGGTTGTCGTCGCCCACCGGTTGTCCACGATCCGCAACGCCCATCGCATCTGGGTGCTCGAGGCCGGACGCATCGTCGAGTCAGGCACCCACGACGAGTTGGTCGCACACAACGGCCTGTACGCCGCGCTGTGGAAGGTGCAGACCGGCGACACGGCCACGGACCCGCAGGTCTGA